Proteins found in one Deltaproteobacteria bacterium genomic segment:
- a CDS encoding DUF3786 domain-containing protein: protein MARQMAVEGLGQADLHERAVKSGGRYESGSGGEAWVRLEYLGRELLLSFPPGTIAATNGQGPISLREEILVLHYLEKATGTAPTGRWISFAEIPGGAFYHPVFLQRCQFPLVRFFGPDPEGLKTVAEPMPGGSLDFGDVGVKIQAFPFIPLALILWRGDAEFPTEGNLLFDDSITEYLPVEDIVILAETVVWKLIKNREKAQGAGRKAQG from the coding sequence TTGGCCCGCCAAATGGCTGTCGAGGGCCTGGGGCAAGCCGACCTCCATGAGCGCGCGGTTAAAAGTGGAGGCCGGTACGAGTCAGGTTCGGGGGGCGAAGCATGGGTTAGACTTGAATATTTGGGACGTGAACTTCTGCTCTCTTTTCCTCCGGGAACGATTGCGGCCACGAATGGGCAAGGACCGATCTCCCTGCGGGAGGAAATTCTTGTCCTCCATTACCTGGAAAAGGCGACGGGAACCGCCCCCACTGGCCGGTGGATTTCCTTTGCCGAAATCCCAGGAGGAGCTTTTTATCACCCGGTTTTTTTACAGCGGTGCCAATTTCCATTGGTCAGGTTCTTCGGTCCAGACCCGGAAGGTTTAAAAACTGTAGCCGAACCAATGCCAGGAGGGTCACTCGATTTTGGAGATGTTGGCGTAAAAATTCAAGCTTTTCCTTTTATACCTCTGGCTCTGATTCTATGGCGGGGGGATGCGGAATTTCCAACTGAAGGAAATCTCCTCTTCGACGATTCTATAACTGAGTATCTCCCGGTGGAGGATATCGTCATCCTGGCGGAAACAGTAGTTTGGAAGCTGATAAAAAACAGGGAAAAGGCGCAAGGCGCAGGGCGTAAGGCGCAGGGTTAA
- a CDS encoding dihydropteroate synthase, with amino-acid sequence MVVCVGENINIMSKTIGPAIKERRADPILEMARHQEKVGIDYLDLNIGPSRKAGEEVMDWLVKTVQGVVNKPLSLDTTNAAAMEAGLKIHKGKALINSVSLQPERLEKVLPMAKAYNVYVIGLLWGKEGMPRDANERAALAVDFIYQANNLGIPTEDIWIDPIVSPVSVEINQVLACLEFMSMLKDIAPEAKSIVGLSNISNGTPIHLRPVLNRAYMIMLMKYGLYSAIVDAYDEELLTLAKGGMSEIVSLVHRMMDGEEPDLKSLSPKEVEYAKTTKVLLGKSLYSHSWLEL; translated from the coding sequence ATGGTCGTCTGCGTCGGTGAGAATATCAACATTATGTCCAAGACAATCGGCCCAGCCATTAAAGAACGCCGAGCCGATCCGATCCTGGAGATGGCCAGGCACCAGGAAAAGGTGGGCATCGATTACCTGGATTTGAACATAGGCCCTTCCCGCAAGGCCGGCGAAGAAGTGATGGATTGGTTGGTGAAAACGGTCCAGGGGGTAGTGAATAAGCCCCTGTCCTTGGATACCACCAACGCCGCCGCCATGGAAGCGGGCCTGAAGATTCACAAAGGAAAAGCCCTGATCAATTCGGTCTCCCTCCAACCGGAACGGCTGGAAAAAGTTTTACCCATGGCCAAGGCCTACAACGTCTATGTGATTGGCCTCCTGTGGGGGAAAGAAGGGATGCCCCGGGATGCCAACGAGCGAGCGGCTCTTGCCGTTGATTTTATCTATCAAGCCAACAACCTGGGGATTCCCACCGAGGACATTTGGATCGATCCTATCGTCAGCCCGGTAAGTGTAGAGATCAACCAGGTGCTTGCCTGTCTGGAATTTATGTCCATGCTTAAAGACATTGCGCCGGAAGCGAAATCCATCGTTGGGCTTTCCAATATTTCCAACGGCACCCCCATCCATCTGCGACCGGTTCTGAATCGCGCGTATATGATCATGCTGATGAAGTACGGCCTCTATTCGGCGATCGTCGACGCCTACGATGAAGAATTGCTGACCCTTGCCAAAGGGGGGATGTCCGAGATTGTCAGCCTAGTCCACCGGATGATGGATGGAGAGGAACCGGATCTAAAATCCCTAAGCCCCAAAGAAGTCGAGTACGCCAAAACCACGAAGGTCCTCCTGGGGAAAAGCCTGTACTCGCATTCGTGGCTGGAACTTTAA